In Sulfuracidifex metallicus DSM 6482 = JCM 9184, a single window of DNA contains:
- a CDS encoding MFS transporter, translated as MKPLRTITLLNSIASSLSQPYFSFLNVINGVTGPLLGVVSSSFTAFPSIVQGIFSLYKAEAKNLITWGFILSGLAWILLFLLPYGSLSTLMYVIAASGSGASTFGYSIIMEKVSRGARGAVLSQYAQYARIGSLLSTVGVGLLTGDQYYLMKWFFLSTGLLYLISSYISTIIQDEEVYVPPSEGIGKDVMRMILVNSSFYVVWAFAWPLFPVAEVEVYHMNEDNLAIITLIGGISGLLFQRRVGMWMDRNRRAVMFAGRIGLAIYPLAYSLATNVYQIYAAYLLMGITGPANIAYTSFVYDNTKNVRKAISFMSLGEGIGAIMGSLLGSVSFVEMESLISPSMAVRLLLFTASLSRIAFSFFYLSLHDTQEKGRRVLSVKK; from the coding sequence ATGAAGCCGCTGCGAACCATCACGTTGCTGAACTCCATTGCCTCTAGTTTATCACAACCTTATTTCTCCTTCCTCAACGTTATTAACGGAGTCACTGGACCTCTCTTGGGAGTTGTATCGTCCTCGTTTACGGCATTTCCAAGCATAGTTCAAGGTATATTCTCTCTATACAAGGCTGAGGCTAAGAACCTCATCACTTGGGGATTTATCCTAAGCGGTTTAGCATGGATACTTCTCTTCCTGTTACCTTACGGTTCATTATCTACCCTCATGTATGTAATAGCTGCTTCTGGATCTGGAGCTTCCACTTTCGGTTACTCCATAATCATGGAGAAGGTAAGTAGGGGAGCTAGGGGAGCAGTTCTCTCCCAATACGCTCAGTATGCCAGGATTGGAAGCCTACTCTCTACGGTGGGAGTTGGGTTACTAACGGGGGATCAGTATTATCTCATGAAGTGGTTCTTCCTATCCACTGGATTGTTATACCTCATTTCCTCTTATATATCAACTATAATTCAGGATGAGGAAGTTTACGTCCCACCATCAGAGGGAATAGGAAAGGACGTAATGAGAATGATACTGGTCAATTCGTCATTCTATGTAGTTTGGGCCTTTGCATGGCCTCTTTTCCCCGTGGCTGAGGTGGAGGTATACCATATGAACGAGGACAACTTAGCTATTATAACCCTAATAGGCGGGATATCGGGTCTCCTATTTCAGAGGAGGGTGGGTATGTGGATGGATAGGAACAGACGTGCAGTCATGTTCGCCGGTAGGATAGGTCTAGCAATCTACCCCCTTGCTTATTCCCTCGCTACCAACGTTTATCAGATTTATGCGGCCTATTTGCTCATGGGAATCACGGGTCCAGCTAACATAGCCTACACATCATTCGTGTATGATAATACAAAGAACGTGAGAAAGGCTATATCCTTTATGAGCTTGGGGGAAGGCATAGGTGCTATAATGGGGTCGCTGTTGGGATCAGTGTCCTTCGTTGAGATGGAATCACTCATTTCTCCTTCCATGGCAGTCAGACTTCTCCTTTTCACGGCTTCACTCTCAAGGATCGCGTTCTCATTCTTTTACCTTTCACTTCACGACACGCAGGAGAAAGGAAGGAGAGTTCTTAGCGTTAAAAAGTAG
- the speB gene encoding agmatinase — protein MRQIDALKSPRFTQVSTFGRLPLIQDLHDVKAFFVGIPFDDATTYRPGARFGPMGIRQGSRLLRPYNQFLDVYTFDELNACDVGDINVIPGYIMDTMKIIEEEMIKLAGSGTPFIAGGDHSITLPILRAMAKVHGKVNLVHFDSHYDFWDTYWGKKYTHGSWLRRALEENLLEEVIQVGIRGSTFSKDDLHDREKLGVTSFTIRDVKKSMEAVMKEINSLKGKTYVSFDIDAVDPAFAPGTGTPEVGGLTSYEAMEMIRGLNVNIVGFDVVEVAPSYDVSEVTSMLAANLIYEAMSVKAKR, from the coding sequence ATGAGACAAATAGATGCTTTAAAGTCGCCCAGGTTCACCCAAGTTTCCACGTTCGGTAGATTGCCCCTCATTCAGGACCTACACGACGTGAAGGCATTCTTCGTGGGAATACCCTTTGATGACGCCACTACCTATAGGCCCGGTGCAAGGTTTGGTCCCATGGGAATAAGACAAGGATCCCGACTTCTAAGACCTTATAATCAGTTCCTTGACGTGTACACCTTCGATGAGCTAAATGCGTGCGATGTGGGGGATATTAATGTTATTCCAGGATATATTATGGATACCATGAAGATAATTGAGGAAGAAATGATAAAACTTGCCGGAAGCGGAACTCCTTTCATAGCCGGAGGAGACCACTCCATTACCTTACCTATCCTCAGGGCAATGGCAAAGGTTCATGGAAAAGTAAATTTGGTTCACTTCGACTCTCACTATGACTTCTGGGACACTTACTGGGGAAAGAAGTACACCCACGGATCATGGCTAAGGAGAGCTTTGGAGGAGAACTTGCTGGAGGAGGTTATACAAGTTGGTATAAGAGGGTCAACTTTCTCCAAGGATGACCTTCATGACAGGGAAAAGCTCGGAGTGACTAGCTTTACGATAAGAGATGTGAAGAAGAGTATGGAGGCGGTAATGAAGGAGATAAATTCCCTTAAAGGAAAAACGTATGTCTCTTTTGACATCGATGCTGTGGATCCGGCTTTCGCTCCTGGAACAGGAACGCCAGAAGTAGGAGGATTGACCAGCTATGAAGCTATGGAAATGATTAGGGGATTAAACGTTAATATAGTCGGCTTCGACGTGGTAGAGGTTGCACCCTCATACGATGTGTCAGAGGTAACCTCTATGCTTGCGGCAAACCTCATCTATGAAGCAATGAGCGTCAAGGCGAAGAGGTGA
- a CDS encoding alcohol dehydrogenase catalytic domain-containing protein, which yields MKTILFDGELKLVDSGLEGDYPVLAVGICGTDISMIKGSYKPRKFPLVLGHEFSLEVDGKIKTSEINIVDWTCYYCRKGMYTHCSNRKAIGIDLDGAMRERISLPSYLLHNGTGSPITSAVVEPMAAVLRMVELLRVSPEEEALVLGDGPLGIMSALVLSRLGLHVELKGRNKERLRVAMDMGLQVTNSPSSYDIVIEATGGNAVEEALSHVKPMGKIGLKSTHGMDVKLNQTKVAVEEITLIGSRCGPFYLWDKAASLAKELHVEDMIRVYPLPRFRDAFRDVMERKVVKAVLDMERK from the coding sequence CGGGGAGTTGAAATTGGTAGACTCAGGTCTAGAGGGGGATTATCCTGTCCTCGCAGTGGGAATATGCGGAACAGACATCTCTATGATTAAGGGTTCGTACAAACCAAGGAAGTTTCCCCTTGTTCTAGGTCATGAGTTCTCACTTGAGGTTGACGGAAAAATCAAGACATCGGAAATTAACATTGTAGACTGGACGTGTTATTATTGCAGGAAGGGAATGTACACCCATTGCTCAAACAGGAAGGCAATAGGTATAGATCTAGACGGAGCTATGAGAGAAAGGATTTCACTACCTTCATATCTTCTTCATAATGGAACGGGTTCCCCCATTACGTCAGCCGTGGTGGAACCCATGGCAGCGGTACTTAGAATGGTTGAGCTCCTTCGCGTTTCGCCAGAGGAAGAAGCTCTAGTTCTAGGTGACGGTCCACTGGGAATCATGTCAGCCTTAGTCTTGTCAAGGCTAGGTCTCCACGTGGAACTTAAGGGAAGAAACAAGGAGAGGTTAAGGGTAGCTATGGATATGGGGTTACAAGTAACCAACTCTCCCTCCTCATATGATATAGTGATAGAGGCTACAGGAGGAAACGCAGTTGAGGAAGCACTCTCCCACGTTAAGCCAATGGGAAAGATAGGTTTAAAGTCTACTCATGGAATGGACGTGAAGTTGAACCAGACTAAGGTAGCAGTTGAAGAGATAACACTAATTGGAAGCAGATGTGGTCCATTCTACTTGTGGGATAAGGCAGCCTCCCTAGCGAAGGAACTACACGTAGAAGACATGATCAGAGTTTATCCTTTACCTCGATTCAGAGACGCTTTCAGGGATGTGATGGAAAGGAAAGTCGTTAAGGCAGTCCTCGATATGGAAAGAAAGTAA